A genomic region of Phragmitibacter flavus contains the following coding sequences:
- a CDS encoding O-antigen ligase family protein produces the protein MNQNKADALQEIRNRMLATSGASHSTPHVGRFATGLKALTGWALAGALILAPWLYGGTRPWTVGLLNMILLGIVVPWLSIAVISKTFFKLPRVLLAAAFLLLLQGWWMTLNAHFVHDSEYSTFAPAATWSENAPGSVDKISSLDMMLRISALVGVVLMGCDLSRSRRWRMRLWWASCIAGISVILLGLIQKLAEAPMIFWQGGRTGHHFFATYLYHGNAGAFINLVLPLVAGLNFMVFQKGRTTAMTFMASGLLICVAGAFSHASKAGAAVSVFLMLVLMVWQARLFLGYGNLHQQRASNLLSFGIGIAAVIAVVLAVGWQFAAQRWHLFDVSRDARMFTYNMCHSMLPDAGAFGFGPGTFSIMFDRYALAANPAMQVFYRYAHQDYMQALIEWGWVGASLMGTIFFGGLLGSFWRYFANSQDWRSYERVLVFSIGLALLGVAMHAAVDFPLQIYSLQLFAAVYLGLAWGSGSWTRPPGNRNEGRRRAAKERIKRRSHPESDHKTPTNKPITENSATGEQSAKKSATEKRSANKSPTEKRNSKAKRGR, from the coding sequence ATGAATCAAAACAAAGCCGACGCACTCCAGGAAATCCGCAATCGCATGCTCGCCACGAGCGGGGCCAGCCATTCCACGCCTCACGTAGGACGGTTCGCCACCGGATTGAAGGCGTTGACGGGATGGGCGCTGGCAGGTGCCCTTATCCTTGCCCCCTGGCTTTACGGCGGAACCCGCCCGTGGACCGTTGGCCTGCTAAATATGATCCTGCTCGGCATTGTCGTGCCATGGCTGTCGATTGCGGTGATCTCCAAAACCTTCTTCAAACTGCCCCGTGTGCTGCTGGCAGCCGCATTCCTGCTGCTGCTGCAAGGTTGGTGGATGACTTTGAATGCCCACTTTGTGCATGACAGCGAATATTCCACCTTCGCCCCGGCCGCGACGTGGAGCGAGAACGCCCCTGGTTCCGTGGACAAGATTTCCTCATTGGACATGATGTTGCGCATCAGCGCGCTCGTCGGGGTGGTTTTGATGGGTTGCGATCTCTCCCGATCACGCCGCTGGCGCATGCGTTTATGGTGGGCTTCCTGCATCGCGGGCATCTCGGTGATCTTGCTCGGTCTCATCCAAAAGCTCGCGGAGGCGCCGATGATTTTCTGGCAGGGAGGGCGAACCGGGCATCATTTTTTCGCCACCTATCTTTATCACGGCAACGCCGGGGCTTTTATCAACCTGGTTCTGCCTTTGGTGGCCGGACTAAACTTCATGGTTTTTCAAAAGGGCCGCACCACGGCCATGACCTTCATGGCATCCGGACTTCTGATCTGCGTGGCGGGTGCCTTCTCTCACGCCTCCAAAGCGGGTGCCGCCGTCAGCGTCTTCCTGATGCTGGTGCTGATGGTCTGGCAGGCACGGCTGTTTTTGGGCTACGGGAATTTGCATCAACAGCGCGCCTCCAATCTGCTGTCGTTCGGCATCGGCATTGCCGCCGTTATCGCCGTCGTGCTGGCGGTTGGCTGGCAGTTCGCGGCACAACGGTGGCATTTGTTTGATGTCAGCCGGGATGCCCGGATGTTCACCTACAACATGTGTCACAGCATGCTCCCGGATGCCGGCGCTTTCGGATTCGGGCCCGGCACCTTCAGCATCATGTTTGACCGCTATGCGCTGGCGGCCAATCCTGCCATGCAGGTCTTCTACCGCTACGCCCACCAAGATTACATGCAGGCACTGATCGAATGGGGTTGGGTGGGGGCCTCCCTGATGGGGACGATTTTTTTCGGCGGCCTGTTGGGCAGTTTCTGGCGGTATTTTGCCAATTCCCAAGACTGGCGCAGTTATGAGCGCGTGCTCGTGTTCAGCATCGGACTGGCATTGCTCGGCGTCGCCATGCATGCTGCGGTCGATTTCCCTCTGCAGATTTACTCCCTGCAATTGTTCGCCGCCGTCTACCTTGGCCTTGCTTGGGGCAGCGGATCATGGACCCGCCCTCCCGGCAACCGCAATGAAGGACGACGCAGGGCGGCGAAGGAAAGAATCAAGCGCCGTTCGCACCCCGAGTCCGACCACAAGACTCCCACGAATAAACCTATCACCGAGAACTCCGCCACCGGAGAACAAAGCGCCAAGAAGTCCGCCACCGAAAAGCGAAGCGCCAACAAGTCCCCCACCGAAAAAAGAAACTCCAAAGCCAAACGGGGTCGATAA
- a CDS encoding GumC family protein — translation MRKSPASSRKIQYDSTTAFTYSDIFHVLRDKAWLIVLCLLVAAFIVAAMLVRSVPLYQSRVVVQVEQSETKVLDSVQEVNPQDLRMNDLLATIMENLKNRDLLLRVVRRAELGKDMTFPEVRDYIMTEPELVDALESEIDITIRKGTRLIEVSVEDQVPERAQKIAGMLIEESIGQNIESRANAGTLANEFLAAESKRLAKALADSELALQNYKDERQAVSLEEKQNIVTEKLRDLNVRLTQSKTDRIRLENDREQVKTAGNDLYKLLSIPSIANQRAVAELRSQISLAESEMANLSQRYRPKHPRFIQMQDRLKDLQRSQLENIALAAEGMENAYNSALATEQKVAQGLAEQERLALDLGKIAIEYNALARDVESNQALYASVQKRLKETDITRTIEFAPWRVVETPQVAEDPSKPRKMRTWLIGLGVGLVFGLALAFGIHAFDDTLRTVDQAEAATDVPVIAALPQSSKFKSPAHSLVMVKDPNSPIAESFRILRSSLELMEDHDKDEVVLFTSSIPSEGKSFCSANYAISSANLGKRTLLIDADLRRPMVNELFFKGRVSVGLADVLQGKVTLEEALHVSNTENLFILSAGTEIRNPAELLASPALAEFFDSLKGKFDRVVLDTAPIHAVSDTLHMVSFCKFVCLVARCSKTPRKAVIRAAQMLEEAGKAPSGIILNMLPARRNSGLYYHYYSGSYGKPVYGKPVAS, via the coding sequence ATGCGCAAATCTCCAGCTTCGAGTCGAAAAATCCAATACGATTCAACCACCGCCTTTACTTACAGTGACATATTTCATGTCTTACGCGACAAGGCTTGGTTGATTGTTCTTTGCCTGCTGGTGGCAGCCTTCATTGTTGCTGCCATGTTGGTTCGTTCCGTCCCGCTCTACCAGTCGCGGGTGGTGGTTCAGGTCGAGCAGTCCGAGACCAAGGTTCTGGACAGTGTGCAGGAAGTTAACCCGCAGGATTTGCGGATGAACGACCTTCTCGCGACCATCATGGAAAACCTCAAGAACCGCGATTTGTTGCTGCGTGTGGTTCGCAGGGCGGAATTGGGCAAAGACATGACCTTCCCCGAGGTGCGCGATTACATCATGACCGAGCCGGAGCTGGTAGATGCATTGGAGTCGGAAATCGACATCACCATCCGCAAGGGGACCCGTTTGATTGAAGTGTCCGTCGAGGATCAGGTTCCTGAAAGGGCGCAAAAAATCGCGGGCATGCTGATCGAAGAATCAATCGGTCAAAACATTGAATCGCGTGCCAATGCGGGGACCCTGGCCAATGAGTTTCTGGCGGCAGAATCGAAGCGACTTGCCAAGGCGCTGGCAGATTCCGAGCTCGCCTTGCAAAACTACAAGGATGAACGTCAGGCGGTGTCTCTTGAAGAGAAACAGAACATCGTCACCGAAAAACTCCGCGACCTGAACGTTCGTTTGACGCAGTCGAAGACGGACCGCATCCGGCTGGAAAACGACCGTGAGCAGGTGAAGACGGCGGGCAACGATCTTTACAAACTGCTCAGCATTCCCAGCATCGCCAACCAGCGTGCCGTTGCGGAATTGCGCAGTCAGATCAGCCTTGCTGAATCGGAGATGGCAAATCTCTCCCAACGTTACCGTCCGAAACATCCCAGGTTTATCCAAATGCAGGATCGTTTGAAGGATCTTCAGCGCAGTCAGTTGGAGAACATTGCTCTTGCGGCCGAGGGCATGGAGAATGCCTACAACTCCGCACTGGCCACGGAGCAGAAGGTGGCCCAAGGATTGGCCGAGCAGGAGCGACTGGCGCTCGATTTGGGCAAGATCGCCATTGAATACAATGCGCTGGCCCGCGATGTGGAGTCCAACCAGGCACTGTATGCCTCCGTTCAGAAGAGATTGAAGGAAACGGACATTACCCGGACCATCGAGTTTGCTCCGTGGCGGGTGGTTGAAACTCCGCAGGTGGCAGAAGATCCTTCGAAACCTCGTAAGATGAGGACCTGGTTGATTGGTTTGGGGGTGGGCTTGGTGTTCGGTTTGGCTCTGGCTTTCGGCATTCACGCGTTCGATGATACCCTGCGCACCGTCGACCAGGCGGAGGCAGCCACGGATGTTCCGGTGATTGCCGCATTGCCGCAGAGTTCAAAATTCAAGTCTCCGGCCCATTCGCTGGTGATGGTGAAGGACCCCAATTCTCCGATTGCGGAATCGTTCCGAATTTTGCGCAGTTCGCTGGAGCTGATGGAGGATCATGACAAGGATGAAGTGGTTCTGTTTACCAGTTCGATCCCGTCTGAAGGAAAGAGCTTTTGTTCAGCCAACTATGCCATTTCGTCGGCAAACCTGGGCAAGCGCACGCTGTTGATTGACGCGGACTTGCGCCGCCCAATGGTCAATGAGCTGTTCTTCAAAGGCCGCGTTTCGGTGGGATTGGCAGACGTTCTTCAGGGCAAGGTGACGCTGGAAGAGGCGCTGCATGTGTCGAACACGGAAAACCTGTTCATCCTTTCCGCAGGCACGGAAATTCGCAATCCGGCGGAACTTCTGGCGTCCCCGGCATTGGCTGAATTTTTTGACTCCCTCAAGGGCAAATTTGATCGTGTGGTATTGGACACCGCGCCGATCCACGCCGTCAGCGATACGCTGCACATGGTCAGTTTCTGCAAGTTTGTCTGTCTGGTGGCGCGCTGCTCGAAAACCCCCCGCAAGGCGGTGATTCGCGCGGCACAAATGTTGGAAGAGGCTGGAAAGGCTCCTTCCGGCATCATCCTCAACATGCTCCCTGCCCGTCGTAACAGCGGTCTGTATTACCATTATTATAGCGGCTCCTATGGCAAGCCCGTTTACGGCAAACCAGTTGCCTCATGA